The DNA window GCATCGTCACGCCCAGCTTCCACAACCCGACCGGCGAAACGATGACTCTCGCTGAACGAAGCCAATTGGCTGCCTCACCCGAACTGCTGATCGAAGTCGACATCTACTCGCGCCTCCGTTATACCGGCGACGCCTTGCCCACCATCCGCTCCCTCAGCACAAGCAACCAGACCCTGCTCCTGCGCAGCTTCTCGAAGATCGCCTTCCCGGGGCTCCGTGTCGGCTGGGTGATCGGAGCAAAGCCACTCATCCAGAAGCTGGCCCTCGCCAAGCAATGGACAGACCTCCATTCCGATCAGCTCTCGCAGGCGATCATGCTCGAATTCGCGCGCTCCGGCCGCCTGCAGCAGCATCTCGGCAACGTACTCGAAGCCGGTCGCATTCGGCTGCAAACCACCATCAAAACTCTCGAGCAAGTTCTGCCGCAAGGCTCCACCTTCACCCGTCCCGAAGGCGGCATGAACCTCTGGGTCACCCTCCCGCGCGGCTGCGACACGGCGTCGATGCTCGAGAAAGCGCGCCGCGTTGACGTCAACTATCTGCCGGGCCGCTACTTCAGCCTCAGCGCCCCGATGAACGAAAGTTTCCGCCTCAGTTTTGCCGGTCTCAGTCCCCAACAGATCACAGAAGGACTCCGCCGGCTCGCCCCATTATTCGAAGAGGAGGCGCGCATCGCCTCCCGATACCAAGAGCCTCTGCCCGCAATGGCAATGGTCTAGAACTCTCACTCTCCGGAGCAAATATCATGATTCTCAACGAAGCATTCCGTAAGAAAATCGGCCTGGCAGAAATGCTCAAGGGCGGCGTCATCATGGACGTCACCAACGCCGAGCAGGCCCTCATTGCCGAACGTGCCGGCGCCGTCTCCGTCATGGCCCTCATCAAGGTCCCCTCGGACATCCGTAAGGAAGGTGGCGTGGCGCGCATGTCGCCCGTCGAAACTATCCGCGAGATCCAAAAGACCGTGTCGATTCCCGTCATGGCCAAGGCCCGCATCGGCCACTTTGTCGAAGCGCAGATTCTCGAAGCGCTCGAAGTCGACTTCATCGACGAATCCGAAGTGCTCACCCCGGCCGACGACGAGAATCACATCGACAAGCACCCCTTCACCGTCCCCTTTGTCTGCGGTGCCCGCAACCTCGGTGAGGCGCTCCGCCGCATCGGCGAAGGCGCGGCGATGATCCGCACCAAGGGTGAAGCTGGTACAGGAAACGTTGTCGAAGCTGTACGGCACATGCGCACCATCGTCCGCGAAATGCGCCAGTTGACCGTGCTCAATCACGACGAACTGATGGTTGCCGCCAAGAACCACCAGGCGCCCTTTGAACTGATCGAGTACTGTGCCAAGCACGGCAAGTTGCCGGTGCCAAACTTCTCGGCTGGTGGCATCGCCACCCCGGCCGACGCCGCGCTGATGATGAGCCTCGGCGCGGAAACCGTCTTCGTCGGCTCAGGCATCTACAAGAGCTCGGAGCCCGAAGCCTTTGCGAAGGCAATCGTGCAGGCCACCCTGCACTACAAGGACCCGAAGAAGGTCATGGAGTCGATGATCGGCCTGCCCGACGGCATGAAGGGTCTCGACGTCAAGCAGATCCCGCAAGAGGAGTTGATGGCGGGCCGTGGCTGGTAACGGCAAAGTCATCGGCGTCCTTGCCCTGCAAGGTGATTTTGAAAAGCACCAGCACGCCCTCGAGCGTGCTGGTGCCAAACACATCCAGGTCCGCACGGCAGAACAGCTCGCGCAGGTCGACGCGCTTGTCCTGCCGGGGGGCGAGTCCTCGACGATGTTGCGCTTGATGGAGTACTTCGACCTCTTTGCGCCGCTCCAGCACTTCTGCCAGCAGAAGCCGGTCTTCGGCACCTGCGCGGGAGCGATTCTGATGGCGAATGAAGTCACTTCTCCGGCGCAGAAATCCTTCGGTGTCCTCGACATCGCAGTCGAGCGCAACGGCTACGGCAGGCAGGTCGATTCACGCATCATCGAACTCGATTCCACGATCGGCAAGCTGGAGGCAGTCTTCATCCGCGCGCCGATCATCCGCAGCATTGGGCCTGAGGTCAAAGTTCTAGCCAGCTATCTCGATACGCCGGTGCTGGTCCAACAGGGCATGCACCTGGCCGCCACCTTCCACCCGGAGTTGACCGACGACATCCAGGTCCACCGCCACTTTCTCAACTCGCTACCCCAATGAAGACCCGCGTCCTTTTTCTCTGCGTCGGCAACTCCTGCCGCTCCCAAATGGCGGAAGGCTTTGCCCGCGCCTACGGCCACGATTGCATCGAAGCCGTCAGCGCCGGTCTCTCGCCTGCCATGATCATCGACCCCAATACCAAGGCCGTGATGCAGGAAAGATCGATCTCGCTCGACGAGCAGTTTCCGAAGCCGATCGAACTCGCGATGAAGCCGCCGCCCGCTCTCATCATCAACATGAGCGGTGCGCCTCTGCCGCACTTTGCCGCTGGCATCCCAACAGAAAGCTGGCGGGTCCGGGACCCTATCGGAGAAGTGCAAGCCGTCCATCGTGAGGTTCGCGATCAGATTGAGAGTGCCATCATGGCGCTCATTCTGCGCCTGCGTCAGAATAAACCGGCACCCTCTCCCTCCACGCCTCCGAAGCGGTTCAAGTTCGGCCGGATGGCTTAGACTCCGGCTAGAAAGTGGTGGACAAACTGCACCACCACGCTGCCCTCGCCCACGCTGCTGGCTACGCGCTTGACGCTCCCGCTCCGCGTATCACCAGCCGCAAACACGCCGGGCATCGAAGTTTCCAGGAGCATTGGCTCTCGCGTGAGCGGCCAGCGTTGCGTCACCTGCCCATCCTTCTTCAGCATCGGGCCCGTGCGCACAAAGCCATGGTCGTCGAGACACAAGGTCCCTTGGAGCCAATCCGTACAGGGTTGCGCACCAATGAAGATAAATAGGAGGCTCGCCGGGACGCGGTGCTCTTCGTTTGTCTGCCGGTTGGCTAGCGTCATCCATTCGAGCTGATCTTTGCCCTCGACGCCTACGACCTCGGTATGCGAGATCACTTCGATGTTTGGCGTTGCGGCAATCTGATCGATCAGATACTTGCTCATGGTTGCGGAGAGTCCATCGCCACGCACCAGCATGATCACTTTCTTTGCATAATTCGAGAAGTGCATGGCGGCTTGTCCCGCACTGTTCGCTCCACCGATCACATAGACTTCCTCGCCCTGGCAACTCGGGGCTTCGGTGGTGGCAGCGCCATAGTAAACCCCGGCGCCGGTCAGCCGATCCATATTCGGCACATTGAGCCGCCGCCAGGACAAACCTGTCGAGAGCAAGACGGCGGAACCGGCAACCTCTGCCCCATCCGCCATCTTCAAATAACGGTACTCGCCATCGGTCCGAAGCTGCACACACTCTTGCGGAGCTAGAATCTCCACCCCAAACTTACGTGCCTGCGCGACAGCGCGCCGTGCCAGATCTCCGCCGCTCAGCCCGGCCGGGAAGCCAAGATAGTTCTCAATGCGCGAACTGAGCGCGGCCTGTCCGCCGGGCGCCTCGCGATCAATCATGAGGGTCTTCAATCCTTCGCTTGCTCCGTAAACAGCGGCGGCCAACCCAGCCGGCCCGCCACCGACAATCACCAGATCATAGAACTGCGTATCGGCGCGCATGTGCAGGCCCAACCGTTCGGCGAGCGCCTCAGATGCCGGGCAGTCCTCGCAAGTGTTGTCGGCAAAGACGAGCAGCGGTAGTTTCTTCTTGTCGGTCAGGAAGCCCATGAAGGCCGGGTCCCGTTCGGCTTCGGCCACATCCACCCAGCGGAACGGAACATGATGCCGGCCGAGGAAATCCTTGATGCGATGCGCCTCCGGGCTCCAGCGTTGTCCAATCACTTTGATCCCGCGAAAGGGCGGCTCGTACTCAGCCTTCCAATCGTTGAGCAGGTCGTCGAGCACAGGATAGAGGTTCTGCTCGGGCGGGTCCCAGGGCTTCATCAGATAGTGATGGAGGCGGACATCATTGATCGCCGCGATCGCGGCGCTGTTGTCGGCATAAGCGGTTAGCAACACCCGCCGCGCATCGGGAAAGATCTCACGCGCCTTCACTAGAAACTGTACGCCGTCCATCTCCGGCATCCGCTGGTCGGCAAGGATCAGCGCCAGGTCTTCCTTGCGTTCCGCCAGTTGCTCCAACAACTCGAGCGCTGCCTTGCCACTGTCCGCGCGGAGGATGCGATAGCTTGCTGCATAGTGGTTGCGCAGGTCGCGCTCAATCGCCCGCAGGACGGCTGGATCATCGTCGACAGTCAGCAAGAAAGGCTTAGGCAAAGGTCACTCCCGCGGCAATGGATTCCGCACTCGCGCGTCCGGAACTCACCTCTGCGTTCCATTTTCGCATCTGCTCCACCGGGATCTTCCCTGTCAATTGGTCCAGTTTTGCGCGCAGGCCACTGACTCTTTGCAAGGCGTCTTGCCGCACGGCGAGACACGCTTCATAGGGAGGGAAAAAGTTCTGATCGTCCACCAGGGCGACGAAGTTGCCGTCCACCAACGCCGGGTCTGTCGAATTGCCGGCCACCATGTCGACATCCCCGTTTGCGAGCGCGCGATAGATCAATCCCAGGTCCATCGTCTTTAATTCCCCACTAGTTCTGAGCGGATAAGTCTTGCGGAAGCTCTGCCAGCCATCGGGCCTTTGTTCGAATTCATACCCAACGCCCAGCCGCCAACCCTTCTTCCGTTGCACTGCATCACTCAGACTCCTGATGCCCTCACTTTGCTTCACCACCATGGCGAAAGTATTGGCGAAACCCAGCCGCCAACCCCACTCCACCTGGTACCGTTCCGCATAGACCTTCTTCACCGTTTCAAATACTCCGGTCCGCGTGAGCGGAAGCTTTAAGCAGGCGCTCAACGCGGTTCCAGTGTATTCCGGATAGAGGTCGATCGCCCCACTGATCAACGCTTCATGCGCGACAAAGCTGCCCCCCAGATGGAGCTTCTTTCGGACGCCGAATGAGGCAAGTTGTTTCGCGAGAATCTCACCCAGGATGTCTTGTTCCACAAAGTTCTTCGCACCCACGGTGATCCCGCTGTGGGGCCCACACCGTGTTAGTGCGAGCGGCGTGAGTAAGAGTACTTTCCTTCGATCCATTGGAACCCCAAATCTGCCGCAATTGCCATCAGCGCCGCCGGTGCAGCGCCGGCAATCAGCAGGCTCGTTTCCACTGTAGCGAGACCTCGATAGAGCAAGACGCCTAATCCTCCGGCGCCGATCGCCGCAGCCACTGTTGCTGTGCCGATCGTGGTGACGGTAGCGATGCGCAGGCCCGACAGAATCGATGGGGCAGCGAGTGGCAACTCAACTTCCCGCAGACGTTCCGATGCGGTCATCCCGAGAGAGGTGGCCGCCTCCAAGACATCGACAGGCACGCCCTCCAGTCCAACAACGGTACTGCGCAAGATGGGGAGCAGCGCATAGAGAAAGAGGGCAAAGATCGCCAGCTTCGGCCCGAGCCCGGCAAAAGGAATCAACAGTCCAAACAGTGCCAAGCTCGGCACGGTTTGGATGATGTCCGCCAGCCGCAACACCAGGCTCCCCGGCGATCGATGGCGGAAACACCACACCGCTAAAGGAATCGCAACCAGGCAGGCCAAGCTGACGGCGGCGAACACGAGCACCAGATGTTCAAGACTCAGGGCCACAATGGTGCGCGTCATGCGAAGTAAGCCTGCACTTCCTGGTCTGTACAAGCTTGGATGTCTGCACCCTCATAGATCACCCGGCCCTCCCGGAGAAAGAGGAAATGGCCTGCCACTCGTAAGGCTTCGCGCACATCATGCGTGACAAATACTACCGTGCGCTGGAGACCAAGGACAAGTTGCTGCAGGTCTCTCCGTAAGATCGGATCGAGGGCGGAGAAGGGTTCGTCCAGCAGCAGGGTCGGTGGGTTGCCGGATAAGGCGCGCGCGAGCGCAACACGCTGCTGCTGGCCTCCACTAAGTTGGTGGGGATAGCGATCGAGCAGATTTTCACTCAAGCCGACCGCCGCGGCAAGCTGCCTGGCGTCGCCGCCGAAGCGTTCGATCTGGCGGCGCACGGTCCAATGCGGAAAGAGTCCGAGCTGCTGGGGCACAAATCCCATCTTCCCGGTGGCTTGGATGGTCCCGCTGGTCGGCAGCAGCAGGCGATTGGTCAGCCGCAGTAAGGTGCTCTTGCCGCTGCCGCTGCCTCCGAGCACGGCGGTGGTGCGGCCTTCTGGAAACTCGCAACTCACTCCCTGGATGCGGCTTTCAAAGAAGACGTCGGTGAAGCGGATCATGGATGCAGCGGCAGGCGGATACAGAAGCTGGTGCCTTCTTCAGAAGAGGTGAAGCGGATGTCGCCGTTGTGTTGTTTGACGATGTGGTACACCGTATCGAGGCCCAGGCCCGTGCCCTCTCCCTGGTCTTTGGTGGTAAAGAAGGGGTCGAAGATTCTCCCCTGCAACTCTACCGGAATTC is part of the Bryobacter aggregatus MPL3 genome and encodes:
- a CDS encoding PLP-dependent aminotransferase family protein, giving the protein MIQLPPIDGQSDIPVYRQLYAALKSSILAGDLQHGDRLPPTRDLAQQLNLNRATVSAAYALLEEDGLVNGQVGRGSFVQNKATEDGEISFATSRPSTDLFPVNEFQATAQEVLSRDLLKILQLGSPHGYAPLRNFLIEEAIAEGVFHPDRDDLLITSGCQQALDLIQKALIPAGAAVLTSEPIYPGLRNAFSQSVTVDPSAPRIEARIVTPSFHNPTGETMTLAERSQLAASPELLIEVDIYSRLRYTGDALPTIRSLSTSNQTLLLRSFSKIAFPGLRVGWVIGAKPLIQKLALAKQWTDLHSDQLSQAIMLEFARSGRLQQHLGNVLEAGRIRLQTTIKTLEQVLPQGSTFTRPEGGMNLWVTLPRGCDTASMLEKARRVDVNYLPGRYFSLSAPMNESFRLSFAGLSPQQITEGLRRLAPLFEEEARIASRYQEPLPAMAMV
- the pdxS gene encoding pyridoxal 5'-phosphate synthase lyase subunit PdxS, which gives rise to MILNEAFRKKIGLAEMLKGGVIMDVTNAEQALIAERAGAVSVMALIKVPSDIRKEGGVARMSPVETIREIQKTVSIPVMAKARIGHFVEAQILEALEVDFIDESEVLTPADDENHIDKHPFTVPFVCGARNLGEALRRIGEGAAMIRTKGEAGTGNVVEAVRHMRTIVREMRQLTVLNHDELMVAAKNHQAPFELIEYCAKHGKLPVPNFSAGGIATPADAALMMSLGAETVFVGSGIYKSSEPEAFAKAIVQATLHYKDPKKVMESMIGLPDGMKGLDVKQIPQEELMAGRGW
- the pdxT gene encoding pyridoxal 5'-phosphate synthase glutaminase subunit PdxT; amino-acid sequence: MAGNGKVIGVLALQGDFEKHQHALERAGAKHIQVRTAEQLAQVDALVLPGGESSTMLRLMEYFDLFAPLQHFCQQKPVFGTCAGAILMANEVTSPAQKSFGVLDIAVERNGYGRQVDSRIIELDSTIGKLEAVFIRAPIIRSIGPEVKVLASYLDTPVLVQQGMHLAATFHPELTDDIQVHRHFLNSLPQ
- a CDS encoding low molecular weight phosphatase family protein; amino-acid sequence: MKTRVLFLCVGNSCRSQMAEGFARAYGHDCIEAVSAGLSPAMIIDPNTKAVMQERSISLDEQFPKPIELAMKPPPALIINMSGAPLPHFAAGIPTESWRVRDPIGEVQAVHREVRDQIESAIMALILRLRQNKPAPSPSTPPKRFKFGRMA
- a CDS encoding FAD-dependent oxidoreductase — protein: MPKPFLLTVDDDPAVLRAIERDLRNHYAASYRILRADSGKAALELLEQLAERKEDLALILADQRMPEMDGVQFLVKAREIFPDARRVLLTAYADNSAAIAAINDVRLHHYLMKPWDPPEQNLYPVLDDLLNDWKAEYEPPFRGIKVIGQRWSPEAHRIKDFLGRHHVPFRWVDVAEAERDPAFMGFLTDKKKLPLLVFADNTCEDCPASEALAERLGLHMRADTQFYDLVIVGGGPAGLAAAVYGASEGLKTLMIDREAPGGQAALSSRIENYLGFPAGLSGGDLARRAVAQARKFGVEILAPQECVQLRTDGEYRYLKMADGAEVAGSAVLLSTGLSWRRLNVPNMDRLTGAGVYYGAATTEAPSCQGEEVYVIGGANSAGQAAMHFSNYAKKVIMLVRGDGLSATMSKYLIDQIAATPNIEVISHTEVVGVEGKDQLEWMTLANRQTNEEHRVPASLLFIFIGAQPCTDWLQGTLCLDDHGFVRTGPMLKKDGQVTQRWPLTREPMLLETSMPGVFAAGDTRSGSVKRVASSVGEGSVVVQFVHHFLAGV
- a CDS encoding glycine betaine ABC transporter substrate-binding protein, with the translated sequence MDRRKVLLLTPLALTRCGPHSGITVGAKNFVEQDILGEILAKQLASFGVRKKLHLGGSFVAHEALISGAIDLYPEYTGTALSACLKLPLTRTGVFETVKKVYAERYQVEWGWRLGFANTFAMVVKQSEGIRSLSDAVQRKKGWRLGVGYEFEQRPDGWQSFRKTYPLRTSGELKTMDLGLIYRALANGDVDMVAGNSTDPALVDGNFVALVDDQNFFPPYEACLAVRQDALQRVSGLRAKLDQLTGKIPVEQMRKWNAEVSSGRASAESIAAGVTFA
- a CDS encoding ABC transporter permease, whose product is MTRTIVALSLEHLVLVFAAVSLACLVAIPLAVWCFRHRSPGSLVLRLADIIQTVPSLALFGLLIPFAGLGPKLAIFALFLYALLPILRSTVVGLEGVPVDVLEAATSLGMTASERLREVELPLAAPSILSGLRIATVTTIGTATVAAAIGAGGLGVLLYRGLATVETSLLIAGAAPAALMAIAADLGFQWIEGKYSYSRRSH
- a CDS encoding ATP-binding cassette domain-containing protein; this translates as MIRFTDVFFESRIQGVSCEFPEGRTTAVLGGSGSGKSTLLRLTNRLLLPTSGTIQATGKMGFVPQQLGLFPHWTVRRQIERFGGDARQLAAAVGLSENLLDRYPHQLSGGQQQRVALARALSGNPPTLLLDEPFSALDPILRRDLQQLVLGLQRTVVFVTHDVREALRVAGHFLFLREGRVIYEGADIQACTDQEVQAYFA